CTCCACCTCGTCGCTGGAGATGCCGAGCAGGTACAGCACGGTGTCCAGGTAGGGCAGGCTCAGCGCGGTGTCGGCCGCGTCCCGGACCACCGGCTTGGCGTTGAACGCCACCCCCAGCCCGGCCGCCGCGATCATGTCCAGGTCGTTGGCGCCGTCCCCGACCGCGACGGTCTGGCTGAGCGGCACCCCGGCCAGGTCGGCGAACCGGCCCAGCGCGGCCGCCTTGCCCGCGCGGTCGATGACCGGGCCGGACACCCGGCCGGTCAGCTTGCCGTCCGCGGTCTCCAGTACGTTGGCGGCCACGTAGTCGATGCCCAGCTCGGCGGCCAGCGGGTCGATGATCTGGGTGAACCCGCCGCTGACGATCCCGCATCGGTAGCCCAGCCGCTTCAGCGTCCGGATCAGCGTGCGGGCCCCGGGGGTGAGCCGGAGCGCGTGCCGCACGTCGGCCAGCACGTCGTCGCTCAGCCCGGCCAGCAGGGCCACCCGCTCCCGCAGCGACCCCTCGAAATCGAGGTCACCGCGCATGGTTGCTTCGGTCACCTTGGCCACCTCGGGCGCGCATCCGGCCCGGTCGGCCAGCAGGTCGATGACCTCGTCCTGGATGAGGGTGGAGTCCACGTCCATCACGATCAGCCGCATGGCCCGCCGCTGCAGGCCGCCGCGCTGCACGGCCACGTCGACGTGCTGCTGGACCGCCTCCCGGGACAGTTCGGACCGCAGGGTGGCCGGGTCGGCTCCGGAGACGTCCAGCTCCAGGCAGGTCACCGGGTCCTGAGCCAGCCGGGTGATCCGGTCGATGTTGGCCCCGCTGGCCGCGATCCGGCCGGTGATGGCGTTGATCGCGGCCGGGGACAGCGGGCTGCCGAGCAGGGAGACGTGCAGCCGCCCGCGCCGGTGCGGCGTATCCCGGGAGCCGGTGGTGATCTCGGCGTCGAGGCCGAGATCGGCGGCCAGTGCGCTGACCTTCCGGTGGATGGCGGTCAGGTCGGGCGGGCCGTCCGAGGCGCACAGCACACCGAGGATCAGGCGGCCCCGGATGACCACCTGCTCGATGTCCAGCACGCTCAGCTCGTGCCCGGTCAGCGCGCCGAACAGGCGGGAGGTGACTCCGGGGCGGTCCCGCCCGGTCAGAGTGATCAGCAGCGTCGTCCGCGTGGCATTCATCGCCTGGTAACGCTACCCGGCCCCCGGTTCCGCCGGGCCGCCGCCGGCCGCCTGTCGCCACAGACCACACGGTGGTCGCATCGGCCACGTCAGGGCAGCAGGAGGTGAACGTCGCCGAACTCGTGCCACAGGTAGCGCTGGTCGATGGCGGCCTGGTAGCAGCGGCTGAGCAGCTGCGGGCCGGCGAACGCGGCCAGCATGCGCAGGTGCGACGAGCGTGGCTCGTGCAGGCCGGTGAGCAGGCCGTCGGCGGCGAGCAGGGGGACCTCCGGGGTGACGATGTGGCTGGTCCAGCCGGCCGCCGCCGCGACCAGGCCGTCCCCGGCCGGCTCGGCCCGGGCCGCGGTCTCCAGCGCGCGGACCACGGTGGTCCCGGCCGCGATGACCCGGCCCCCGGTCCGCCGGGTCAGGTTGACCAGCCGGGCGGTGGCGGGCGGGACGTCGAACGGCTCCGGGTACGGCTCCTCGTCGCCCTCCAGCGAGGACACCCCGGTGTCCAGGGTCAGCGGGGCGAACGTGATCCCCCGGGCGACCAGCCGGGTCACCACCTCGGGGGAGAACGGACGGCTGGCGCTGGGCATCTCGGCGCTGCCCGGCCGGGTCGCGAACACCGTCTGGTAGGCGTCCAGCGGCCATTCCTGCTGCACGTAGGAGTACCGGATCGGCACCCCGTGCCGGAGCAGGTACGGCACCACCGCGGTGGAGAGCCGGGCCCGCCACAGGCGGCCGGTGAGCCGGTCGTCCAGGGTCAGCCGGGCGCCGCCGGGCAGCACGATCGTGTCCCCGGGCGCGCCGCCCGGATCCGGGACCGTGGCCGGCCCGGTGATCGAGCGCAGCTCGACCAGCCAGCCGCCGTCCGGCCAGGCGGTGGAGAAGTGCACCGCCAGCCGGGGGCCGGAGGGCTCGGCGCCGGCCAGCCGGGGACCGGAGGGCTCGGCCGGGATCGCGGCGACCTCGGCGGGCAGGGTGCCCGAGGTGTTGACCACGATCAGGTCGCCGGGTCGCAGCAGGCCGGGTAGTTCGCCGAACCGATGGTGGCTGATCTCGCCGGTGGTGCCCTGGCTGACCATCATCCGGACTCCGTCCCGCGGGGTGCCGCGGGACTCCGGCGGGTCGTGGGCCTCCAGGTCCGAAGGCAGGGTGAATTCGATGCTCATGACGGCCTCCTAGGAGCCGGCGCCGGCTTCGGTCCGGGCCGGGACACCGGGCAGTAGTTCCGGGGCGCGGTAGCGCCCGCTGGGCAGGCGGCCTTCGATCAGCCGCAGGAAACCGGGCACAACCTCGTCGGGTCGCGGCCGGTCGGAGATGTCCTCGCCCGGGAACGCCTCCTGGTGCATGCGGGTGCGCAGGTCGCCGGGATCGACCCACCACACGCGGACCGCATTCTCCTCGGCGGCCAGCACGTTCGACGCCTGCTCCAGCGCGGCCTTGACCGCGCCGTAGCCGCCCCAGCCGGTGTAGGCCGCGGTGGCCGCGTCGGAGGTGATGTTGAGGATCGCCCCGCCGTGGCGTCGCAGCGACGGCAGCAGGGCCTGGGCCAGCGCGACCGGCGCGACCACGTTGGCCTCGAACGCGGCCCGCAGCTCGTCCAGCGGGTAGTCGGCCAGTGCCGGAAGCGGGCTGGCGCCCAGCGTCCCGGCGTTGTTGACCAGCAGACAGGCCCCGCCGAGCTGGTCCGCCGCCTGGACCAGAGCGTCCCGGTGGGCCGGGTCGCGGACGTCGCCGCGGACGGCGATCACGCGGATACCGGCGCCCGCGTCCTGGATGGCGGCCCGCGCCGTCTCCAGTTCGGCCCCGTCGCGGGCGTCGATGACGAGCGGGTGGCCGACCGCGGCCAGCCCGGTGGCCAGCGCGTGGCCGAGCCCGCAGGACGCGCCGGTGACGATCGCGGTCCGCGGGCGGTCCGACGGGTCCGAGGGGCTCGGGCGGCCGGTTCGGGTGGTGGCTCGATGGGAATCCATGCCCTGAACGCTAGGCGCGGGCGGCGCCGGGCACATCGGGCCGCCGACCGGCTGGACCTGGGCCGATGGTCCTAGGACCGCTGGCTGATGCGCGTCCCGGGCCGACGCGGGTAACGTCGGGCCGTGACCGCAGAACCGGCGCCGCAGGCCGACGGCACCCGGGGGCTCCCGGCCGATGACACCCGGGGGCTCCCGGCCGACGGCACCCGGGGGCTCGACGAGCTCTACCGGGTCAGCCAGGTCGTGCTGTCGGTGGCCCGGCAGCTGGGCGTCCGGGACGTCCTGCAGGTCATCGTGCGGTCGGCCCGCTCCCTGGTCGGCGCGCGCTACGCCGCGCTCGGGGTCCCCGACCGCCACGGGTCGTTCGCCGAGTTCGTGGTGGACGGCGTCTCGGACCGTCAGTGGCGGGCGATCGGGCCGCTGCCCCGCCAGCACGGCATGCTCGGCGTGCTGCTCCGGGAGGCGCAGCCGGAGCGGCTGGCTGACATCCGCACCGACCCGCGCTTCGAAGGCGGCTGGCCCGCCGCCCATCCCGACCTGTCCGGCTTCCTCGGCGTCCCGGTCAAGGACGGGGGCGAGGTGCTGGCCATCATCTTCGCGGCCGACAAGGTGGTGCCGGGCGGGACCGGGACCGAGTTCACCGCCCGCGACCAGGAGCTGCTGTCGCTGTTCGCCGCGCACGCCGCCATCGCCCTGACCAACGCCCGGCTGTCCGAGCGCAGCCGGGAGCTGTCGGTGCTGGAGGAGCGGTCCCGGCTGGCCCGGGACCTGCACGACGCGGTGTCGCAGAAGCTGTTCAGCCTGCGGGCCCGGGCCCGCGCGGCCGCGGTGCTGGCCGGCCGGGACCCGGCCCGGGCCGCGGCCGAGATGGAGGCGGTCGCCCAGCTGGGCGCGGAGGCCCACGCCGAGCTGCGGGCGGTCATCGACGGGCTGGCCCCACCCGAGCTGGGCGAGGCCGGCCTGGCCGAATCGCTGCGCCGGTACGCGGTGCTGGCCGGGCGCGCGCACGGGGTCACGGTCCGGTTCCGCGCCACCGAACTTCCGGTGCTGGAGGAACAGCAGGAGGCGGCGCTCTACCGGGTGGCCCAGGAGGCCCTGCACAACGCGCTCCGGCACGCCGGAGCCCGCGAGATCACCATGGCCCTGTCCCGCAGCCCGCGCCGGGTCGTGCTCGAGGTCACCGACGACGGCTGCGGGTTCGCCCCCGACGCTCCCGGTGGGCTGGGGCTGGCCTCGATGCGGGGCCGGGCCGAGGCGACGGGCGGGACCCTGGCCATCCGCTCCGCCCCGGGTGCGGGCACCACGGTCCGGCTGGCCGTGCCGCTGCGGCGCCCGCCCGCCCATCGGGAGACGGTCCGCCGGGAGACGGTCCGGGAGGCGGGCCGTGACTGACCAGCTGACCGTGCTGATCGTCGACGACCACCCGGTCGTCCGGCAGGGCCTGCGGGTGCTGCTCGAGGTCCACGACGGGATCGCAGTGACCGGGGAGGCCGCCGACGGCCCGGCGGCGCTGGAACTAGCCGCCGAGCTGGACCCGGACGTGATCCTGCTCGACCTGAAGCTGCCCGGCCTGGACGGCATCGGGGTGCTGGCCGAACTGCGGGCCCGCGGCATCGGGGCCCGGGTCCTCGTTTTGACCAGCGGCAACGACCCAGCTCAGGTCGGCCGGGCGGTCCAGGCCGGGGCGTCCGGCTTCCTGTACAAAGACGTGGACCCGGACGCGCTGATCCGGGCCATCCGCGCCGTCAACGACGGCAACCTGCTGCTGGCCCCGGGCGCGGCCGGCCGCCTGGTCCCGGGCCTGGTCACGGCGGGTGGCTGGGGCCCGGGCGGGCCACCGGGGCGGGGCGGGCTCGCCGCGCTCACCGTCCGGGAGCGGGAGGTGCTGGAGGAGATCGCCCGTGGCCGTTCCAACCGGGAGATCGCCCGCGAGCTTCACGTGTCCGAGAAGACGGTGAAGACCCACGTCAGCTCGGTGCTGGCCAAGCTCGGGGTGCAGGACCGGACCCAGGCGGCGCTCTACGCGGTCCGGCACGCCGACGGCGGCGACGGCGCTAGGTAGTGGCCCCTACGTGGTGGCGCTGTGGACCAGGTGGGCGTAGACGATGATGTTGCTGTCGTAGTGCCCGGTGGCGCTGTCGAACACCCCGCCGCAGGTGATCAGGCGCAGCCCGGGGTACCCGATCTTGCCGTACACCTCCTGGGTCGGGAAGTTGTCCTTGGACGCCTTCTGCAGGCCGTCGACCACAAAGTTGGCCGTGATCCCGTCGGACAGGGTCACACCGATCTGGTCGCCCTTGGCCAGGTCCTTCAGGTAGTAGAAGACCGACAGTCCCTTGTAGTCGTCCACGTGGCCGAGGATGACCGAGGCGCCGTCCTCACCGGGGGTCGGCCCGTACTTGTACCAGCCGGTGAGGTTGTGCACGGTCAGCGGGGGTGTCTGCACCTCGCCGTTGGTGAGCAGGCCGACCTGCTCGATCGGGGCCGACACCCCGATGGAGGGGATCTGGATCTTCACCGGGGTGGACCGGCTCAGGGCCAGCGCGGCCGGGTCGGGCTTGGCGTTGGGCACGGAATTGCCCACTGAGGGCGGGGTGTACTGGGCCCCGGCCACCGTGGTCTTGGTGGTCAGGCCGTAGACCGAGACACCCACGCCGATCACCGCCACCACCGCGGCCGCGATCATCATGCGCAGGGCCCCCCGGCTGCGGTTCTTCCGGCCCGCGGGCCGGTCACCGGCGCGGTTGCCGGAGCGGTTGGGCGGGCCGTTCCGGGCCGGGCGGCCAGTTTGCCCGGCCCGGACCCGGGCCTGCGGGGGCCGCTCGTCCCAGGCCGGCAGGTCCACGACCGTCTCGTCCACGGTGGGCCGGCGCGGGGGAAGTTGGGGAAGGTCCTGGTCGCTGCCGCTCCAGGCGGGCAGGTCGAAGGAGGTCTCGTCGGCGCTCTGCCGGGGCAGGTCCACCGAAGTATCGTGCGCGGTCTGCCGGTGCAGATCGACCGAGGTCTCATCCGCGGCCGGGCTGGGCAGGTTCAGCGAGGTCTCGTCCATGGCCTGCTGGGGGAGATCCACGGACGTCTCGTCCGGAGCCCAGCGCCGGGGGGGCTGCTCCGGCTGGCCCTGGTCGGGCCGGCTCTGGTCGTCCCAGGCGGGCAGGTCGAACGAAGTCTCGTCGGCGGCCGGCCGGGTCAGGTCGATGGACGTCTCGTCCGCGGCCCGCCGCGGGGGCTGCTCATCCTCGTATCGGGGCGGCAGGTCGTACCGGATCGGCTCCAGCCAGGCCGA
This DNA window, taken from Mycobacteriales bacterium, encodes the following:
- a CDS encoding class F sortase, with protein sequence MSSGRHRRDSAPDEQPWPDRERPERDRSAWLEPIRYDLPPRYEDEQPPRRAADETSIDLTRPAADETSFDLPAWDDQSRPDQGQPEQPPRRWAPDETSVDLPQQAMDETSLNLPSPAADETSVDLHRQTAHDTSVDLPRQSADETSFDLPAWSGSDQDLPQLPPRRPTVDETVVDLPAWDERPPQARVRAGQTGRPARNGPPNRSGNRAGDRPAGRKNRSRGALRMMIAAAVVAVIGVGVSVYGLTTKTTVAGAQYTPPSVGNSVPNAKPDPAALALSRSTPVKIQIPSIGVSAPIEQVGLLTNGEVQTPPLTVHNLTGWYKYGPTPGEDGASVILGHVDDYKGLSVFYYLKDLAKGDQIGVTLSDGITANFVVDGLQKASKDNFPTQEVYGKIGYPGLRLITCGGVFDSATGHYDSNIIVYAHLVHSATT
- a CDS encoding response regulator transcription factor, whose amino-acid sequence is MTDQLTVLIVDDHPVVRQGLRVLLEVHDGIAVTGEAADGPAALELAAELDPDVILLDLKLPGLDGIGVLAELRARGIGARVLVLTSGNDPAQVGRAVQAGASGFLYKDVDPDALIRAIRAVNDGNLLLAPGAAGRLVPGLVTAGGWGPGGPPGRGGLAALTVREREVLEEIARGRSNREIARELHVSEKTVKTHVSSVLAKLGVQDRTQAALYAVRHADGGDGAR
- the serB gene encoding phosphoserine phosphatase SerB, producing the protein MNATRTTLLITLTGRDRPGVTSRLFGALTGHELSVLDIEQVVIRGRLILGVLCASDGPPDLTAIHRKVSALAADLGLDAEITTGSRDTPHRRGRLHVSLLGSPLSPAAINAITGRIAASGANIDRITRLAQDPVTCLELDVSGADPATLRSELSREAVQQHVDVAVQRGGLQRRAMRLIVMDVDSTLIQDEVIDLLADRAGCAPEVAKVTEATMRGDLDFEGSLRERVALLAGLSDDVLADVRHALRLTPGARTLIRTLKRLGYRCGIVSGGFTQIIDPLAAELGIDYVAANVLETADGKLTGRVSGPVIDRAGKAAALGRFADLAGVPLSQTVAVGDGANDLDMIAAAGLGVAFNAKPVVRDAADTALSLPYLDTVLYLLGISSDEVEAADTEA
- a CDS encoding GAF domain-containing sensor histidine kinase; this encodes MTAEPAPQADGTRGLPADDTRGLPADGTRGLDELYRVSQVVLSVARQLGVRDVLQVIVRSARSLVGARYAALGVPDRHGSFAEFVVDGVSDRQWRAIGPLPRQHGMLGVLLREAQPERLADIRTDPRFEGGWPAAHPDLSGFLGVPVKDGGEVLAIIFAADKVVPGGTGTEFTARDQELLSLFAAHAAIALTNARLSERSRELSVLEERSRLARDLHDAVSQKLFSLRARARAAAVLAGRDPARAAAEMEAVAQLGAEAHAELRAVIDGLAPPELGEAGLAESLRRYAVLAGRAHGVTVRFRATELPVLEEQQEAALYRVAQEALHNALRHAGAREITMALSRSPRRVVLEVTDDGCGFAPDAPGGLGLASMRGRAEATGGTLAIRSAPGAGTTVRLAVPLRRPPAHRETVRRETVREAGRD
- a CDS encoding SDR family NAD(P)-dependent oxidoreductase — translated: MDSHRATTRTGRPSPSDPSDRPRTAIVTGASCGLGHALATGLAAVGHPLVIDARDGAELETARAAIQDAGAGIRVIAVRGDVRDPAHRDALVQAADQLGGACLLVNNAGTLGASPLPALADYPLDELRAAFEANVVAPVALAQALLPSLRRHGGAILNITSDAATAAYTGWGGYGAVKAALEQASNVLAAEENAVRVWWVDPGDLRTRMHQEAFPGEDISDRPRPDEVVPGFLRLIEGRLPSGRYRAPELLPGVPARTEAGAGS
- a CDS encoding S-adenosylmethionine:tRNA ribosyltransferase-isomerase; protein product: MSIEFTLPSDLEAHDPPESRGTPRDGVRMMVSQGTTGEISHHRFGELPGLLRPGDLIVVNTSGTLPAEVAAIPAEPSGPRLAGAEPSGPRLAVHFSTAWPDGGWLVELRSITGPATVPDPGGAPGDTIVLPGGARLTLDDRLTGRLWRARLSTAVVPYLLRHGVPIRYSYVQQEWPLDAYQTVFATRPGSAEMPSASRPFSPEVVTRLVARGITFAPLTLDTGVSSLEGDEEPYPEPFDVPPATARLVNLTRRTGGRVIAAGTTVVRALETAARAEPAGDGLVAAAAGWTSHIVTPEVPLLAADGLLTGLHEPRSSHLRMLAAFAGPQLLSRCYQAAIDQRYLWHEFGDVHLLLP